A portion of the Intestinibacillus sp. Marseille-P6563 genome contains these proteins:
- a CDS encoding MarR family winged helix-turn-helix transcriptional regulator: MQTGILAKYISILYRQEQKYINHVLSPYGLGYSSYKFLLYLSRNEGCSQKQMCRNMVIDEALATRVMKKLEEQGYVCREKGNGRTYQLFLSEKARELVPKIRQAVTVWWGNLTETWTKQQMEWVLQELPQMIEKANDMIGQIGEDEDGTSQTKSTGH, translated from the coding sequence ATGCAGACCGGGATTCTTGCCAAGTACATTTCCATCTTGTACCGGCAGGAACAAAAGTATATCAACCATGTTTTATCACCCTATGGCTTGGGATATTCCAGCTATAAATTTTTGTTGTATCTGAGCCGGAACGAGGGGTGCAGTCAAAAGCAGATGTGCCGCAATATGGTGATTGACGAAGCGCTCGCGACCCGTGTGATGAAAAAACTGGAGGAGCAGGGCTATGTTTGCCGGGAAAAGGGCAACGGCCGCACCTACCAGTTATTTTTAAGCGAAAAAGCGCGCGAGCTCGTGCCCAAGATTCGGCAGGCGGTCACCGTTTGGTGGGGAAATCTCACCGAAACCTGGACCAAACAGCAAATGGAGTGGGTGCTGCAAGAGTTGCCGCAGATGATCGAAAAGGCAAATGATATGATCGGACAAATCGGGGAGGACGAAGATGGAACAAGTCAAACAAAATCCACTGGGCACTGA